A genome region from Choloepus didactylus isolate mChoDid1 chromosome 12, mChoDid1.pri, whole genome shotgun sequence includes the following:
- the GGACT gene encoding gamma-glutamylaminecyclotransferase isoform X2, which translates to MSFLAQMAQVFVYGTLKRGQPNHQVMLDCTNGFAAFQGQGRTEESYPLVIAGEHNIPRLLNIPGKGHRVAGEIYVVDDQMLQFLDEFEGCPDMYQRTPMKIEVLKWEGKCSTPEEMPAANRIVQCFVYSTATYLPEWIHLPYHDNYDSQGKHGLRYNPRENR; encoded by the coding sequence CTTCCTTGCCCAAATGGCCCAAGTCTTTGTGTATGGGACTCTTAAGAGAGGCCAGCCCAACCACCAGGTCATGCTGGACTGTACCAATGGCTTCGCGGCATTCCAAGGCCAGGGCCGCACTGAAGAATCATATCCTTTGGTGATTGCTGGTGAACACAACATTCCACGTCTGCTCAACATCCCAGGAAAGGGGCACCGTGTGGCTGGAGAGATCTATGTCGTTGATGACCAGATGCTGCAATTCCTTGATGAATTTGAAGGCTGCCCAGACATGTATCAGCGTACTCCAATGAAGATTGAAGTCCTCAAGTGGGAAGGTAAATGCAGCACCCCTGAGGAGATGCCAGCTGCTAACAGGATAGTGCAGTGCTTCGTGTACAGCACGGCCACCTACTTGCCAGAGTGGATCCACCTCCCGTACCACGACAATTATGATTCTCAGGGGAAGCACGGGCTTCGTTATAATCCAcgggaaaacagatga
- the GGACT gene encoding gamma-glutamylaminecyclotransferase isoform X3, translating to MAQVFVYGTLKRGQPNHQVMLDCTNGFAAFQGQGRTEESYPLVIAGEHNIPRLLNIPGKGHRVAGEIYVVDDQMLQFLDEFEGCPDMYQRTPMKIEVLKWEGKCSTPEEMPAANRIVQCFVYSTATYLPEWIHLPYHDNYDSQGKHGLRYNPRENR from the coding sequence ATGGCCCAAGTCTTTGTGTATGGGACTCTTAAGAGAGGCCAGCCCAACCACCAGGTCATGCTGGACTGTACCAATGGCTTCGCGGCATTCCAAGGCCAGGGCCGCACTGAAGAATCATATCCTTTGGTGATTGCTGGTGAACACAACATTCCACGTCTGCTCAACATCCCAGGAAAGGGGCACCGTGTGGCTGGAGAGATCTATGTCGTTGATGACCAGATGCTGCAATTCCTTGATGAATTTGAAGGCTGCCCAGACATGTATCAGCGTACTCCAATGAAGATTGAAGTCCTCAAGTGGGAAGGTAAATGCAGCACCCCTGAGGAGATGCCAGCTGCTAACAGGATAGTGCAGTGCTTCGTGTACAGCACGGCCACCTACTTGCCAGAGTGGATCCACCTCCCGTACCACGACAATTATGATTCTCAGGGGAAGCACGGGCTTCGTTATAATCCAcgggaaaacagatga